In Oreochromis niloticus isolate F11D_XX linkage group LG22, O_niloticus_UMD_NMBU, whole genome shotgun sequence, the sequence TGCTGCTATCTGTCTGGCGCAAATCACACCTGACCTTGTCTGAGTTATGTTAATGTACTGAACAGAAGGCTTTACTGatgtgaaaacattttgtttcatttccaGAATCAAAGTTAGGAACCTTTACTAAAccatttctttctgttcttCATCATTTAGTTCGACTTACCATGCAATACTACAATGAGCTGAACATCTAGCCAGAGGAAGACTGTGTGATGATGGGTGTAAAAGGTGGAGATCGTTACTCAAAGTCTTGGTCTAATACATCCTGTAAAATGACTCTCAGAAGTATCTGACTAGCAGTAAGACTAGCAGTAACTGGACAGCCTAAATCTGTATGTGTCTGAACTTCAGTTCAAGATAAAGGATATTGAGTGATTCTATAGTTTCTGtcacaaacattaaaaatcaattagGGAATGCTTCATAGGAAAAATTAAACACGCTGTCATAGTCAGTATGTGCTTTGAGAAGATTCagttgtgatttttctttttaacatttttacaaCTGTAGCTAGAGGTCAAAGGAATTGACTAATTTATCTAAGCTTATGCTGTAAAAACCATCTTCTTCAACTAGGCCACCACAAGCCCAAACAGATTTAGCCGTGCTAAAGTAACATAACAAGAGCTGTTCTACAACACCTGTCTAAATCCAAGTTTAGGTGGTGTTTAGATGAAAATTCCGACTGGAACTTGAAAGACATGTGTGACAGGTAGGAGGCACGACACGACCACAATTCACCATTGCATGACATCTTTATTCACAGTTGCTGTACAAACCACAGCTGCAGCACTCCACTCGCAGCTCAACATCCAAATCAACAACAGCACAACAACAGGCCCTAGTTCATTTATGTGCAGGGGAGGAGCGATGTGCTGATTCTGCTCAGGTGCACCAACCTACCCCACAGCTGCACCATGGACCACGCCCAACCACAGCATGAAAGATGAAATCAATAGCTTTTAATCACTTTATCAACAGGTTTGCAGGAATTTTACACAAATCAGCGAGGGGTGCTACCCTGGTTAAAGTGGCATCTCTGGGAGTGAGTCTTAACGCTTTTCTGATAACTGTCCAAAGAATTTAATCTGGACATAATAAAGGAGAAAAGGAGAACTACTTGAATAACTGTATACAGGCAAATGGGTATATCGTCAGAAAGTTGAAGAAGAGGAAGGAACAAAGATCCAGATATATTTAGACTTCTTGTTAACTTGttcatttcaaaaaaaaaaaataataataataaaatatatatatatatatagatatatatatatatatgtgcagGATgttggtgcagtggttagcactacTCCCTCAAGTTCTGGGTTGTCTTGCTGGGACCTCTCAGTGTCCACAGCCCAAAGACATGCTTTTTTCTATAGACAACTAACACTGtttattaggggtgcaacaatactcgtatcgatattgaaccgttcgatacagtgctttcggttcaGTATGCAtgtgtatcgaacaatacaaaaatttttatttattttatcaacttttcttctgacgatgctgtctgtgttgagcgctcagtggatctgcgttcgactactccgcctaggctgcactgtcgagtgcagatccactgagcgcagcgcaagctagcaagacagaagctaagctcgttgcaacatggtAAGTGCCTCAACGCTACCCGAAActgaacctcccccaccctcattcagatctggcgtttggaactatcttggttttcatgtgaagcatgaccctgatggtaagcgcatcatggacaaaagtaaaacagtatgtcggatgtgccacgcaatgctcaattggtgggaactagtgcattagcgcagttagcttgttaaTGTGTTGACGCCATCAGCCCCACTCACTGGGCGATCCGCGGTAattcgttaacggagatttgcggCGTTATGGCATTAaagtcattttaacgagattaacgctgacagcactagtgggaacacaacgaatatgactgcacatttacgccgacatcatcctagtgcaaagacaagtggaagcagacaaaaacaacaagcacgcatgctacaaactttacccgagtcatttagacagttagcacatgattctccttatgggacctgatatgtttaatatgctgctgagaatatagcccagaagaagagtatagtatagcttttattttggaaagagccatttctctgtattaaactctcttttccaaagatgagtgatttctcgatcagatagatttattttattctattattttgttgtttcagcaacattaaatttaaaaactgtacttttgagttaaaatatatatttataattttaataaatgacaaattaaaaaggcatgaacattttttttgtatcgaaaaaatatcgaactgTGACactgaagcgagatcgatcaactgcagaccagacaaccaacgacggaggcaccagacaagcgcaatcaaacgatgagtttattaacacaggagaggaaacatcagcatatggcttcctctgacaaaaatacaatgGATGCAGGTTTTATAGCAGTGAGGATCACGCCTCCACGTACGTCAACAcaagtcaaaaatacattgtgtacggtcattgtttacagacaagggtacatcttgtacatcgtaataactataaacagacatgtaacttctcttttctataacacctgccttttaaggtaataaacttcaagcttcagggtctctgagagctaataatggaccctcgtcaccaatcactaagtagacagaattgcagcaagtctcaaataagaagcagaagacacttgggcctttgctcaggcctgctactagattaatttgtgtattgtaagcatgcatgcaattaacctgctatgttctcatcttccctcaacatgtatcacctggacactctcaccagtgaagcttaaaaccctcttggatggaacatcaactctaaacaagcacagttatgcattgtgtataaaaggaactcaacctgtgaatagaaaggtcaatgtgatgacaaacatattcaatgcaatatgaaccctgtaagaaatattactgataaaataatactgtaaaacatgttattaatggatttatcataaggcaggttatatggcagcgataaaagaatctctgaatcctaacaacaccaaagtatcgaaccaaaccgaaccgtgaattttgtgtatcgttgcacccctactGTTTATGGTCCTCAGATTTGATCCGTGATTTCTGTTTTGAATTCTTAGTTTGAGTTCATGTTTCAGTTCCTACTTAGGTTTTCTATTTTAAGTGTTTTGGGATGTGGAGTTTGTTTTTCACTAGTGATCGGTCCTCTGTGTATAACTTTCTCTGTACTTTCACATTGTCTCTTTATCCTGCtcatgttttgtctttttagtTTGCTTAGTTCAGACAGATACACTGTGAAGCCATTTAAACATAGCTATGCTCTCTTTATGTTAGCTGGATAACAAAACCCCATCTGAGATCACAAACGTAGCTATCAGATCTTTCTgttaatttaacatttaaacattaaaggtTACTGTCCCCTGAACTAATAAAGAAGTGGAAATTGCTTTAGTTTGTTGGCAGATCAaagattaattaattttattgattGAACAGGTATTATTGGCATGTATTCTATATCCTAATGCCTGTGACTGCtaaactgtaaaacacagtCGGCATCAAATTAGTAGTAGAGCAGATTAGAGTAACaatgtttatatattttctgCATCACCAAATGAATGTATACACAGTCCAGTGACAAGCTCCAATCTGTAATATTACAGTTACACATTAGAGCTCTGAAACGGTTTCCCGTAACCACCATCGAGATTGCTTTGTCACCATATtgaagtaaaattttatttattaaataaattttcCTGGGCAAATAGTGCCAAAAAAAAGGTTTGGTaggattaaaaacatttatacattttctacattatacattttacatttatccACTGGCTACCTGTACATTTTaggatcatttttaatttttttgtttttatatctctTAATGGCCTGCCCCCCTGTTTTGACTTTGAATTCAAATCTATGGCCAGAAACATCAATTTAACATATTTCAAGACCCAAGAAAAGTTTTGCTGCATGCTAACAGTATTTACATTATCAAGTTCTTACCTTCTGTGTAGCTCTGTGGACAGCTCATCACACTGAGGCTCCAAGATCTCAACTTCAGAATTACTACAAGTGTCTCtgcaacacaaacaaacccTTTTACTCTATAAATATTAACGTCTGCTCAAGCTTcaacaaacaacagaaaaatatatCTTTGTAATttgtaaagaaatgtttttgttagttAGATAAGCACTGAGACTCACTGTATTCGCTTGCTTGCTACTATTTGCTTAGACTTCCTAGAAAGAGCTACTATACAACACTTGCATGATTCACACATTTGTCAGAAACTTCCTGTTCAATTTAAATAATGGGGAGGCGGCTTCATCTACAGTGCACTACTTCAGCTGTTTTCACTTCATTTCACTCAGTAATACTGAGGATAATCTAATTTATTTTGCAATAGAATGTCTCCTTAATTGTCACTATACAGAtttacaatgagatacagagcaaaCATGTAGCCGGGGTGGGGTGCTGGGGGAGtatttacagaaaataaatatataaaatctgcaaaccagcccactgaaggaacataattatgattaaggaactgacctcccagcccattgttccttcagtgggctggtttcagtcattatgcaaatgtactgtttataagattggggaaacctgcagtcagctgagactgaagaagtcacttggatgagtgacaaaacgtttctcccgcaaaacgctacgtccagatgaacagaatcaacttttggagacaacCTGATTTAAATatcaacaatcaaacaaaaatgaaatatatacataatatatgtatgcattaaaaaaaaaaatccctcctgcccctgcgggcggtctatccttcaaACTCAGGTCCTCTACCTGAgacctgggagcttgagggtcctgtacagtatctttgctgttcccaGGACAAAGTTctgttagcagcataatgcagttgtttctgtgcTCTTCTCCTTTTgtgtaataaatataaaagtgtCCACATCTCTGCTCCTGAAAAGCCGTCTCACTCCACCATTTTACTTCTCACAGCACATTTACTGAAATCAGCCAttatgtttctctcttttttttgcttgttttctctttttttttctttttttctcttagcAGGTGATCCgggagattttttctttttaagcaccctttctcactgtccctcttcccctctgtttttcttttccttcctctttctttctccctttcctatcccccagccatgtctgtcccgtctatAACAactggaaataaaatataataaaatcaataaataataacaacaaaggtcgatcaaatggaccaatacggcaaggccgtgatgatccacttggtaaagtaaatccttTGGGTATCTttgttggccttcagacaacaattctgacggctaaagaaccaaacgggacaggcaaaaaaaaaaaagaaaaaagaaaaaagaaaagaaatcagctgattgtctGAACTTGGCACAGGGAATAAACATGTTGGATGTTATACTCTTTCTATCCACCCAGCCTTCAGATAACTGAAGAACCTTTGCATGGCAAGTAATGGCATAGTTGTAACTGTAATTTGATTACTGCATTTAATACAGTAATGCATTACATTACTTCATtgctgaaaaatgtaatgtgattgtGTGTTATTTTGTAATATACAACCAACATTGCTCAAGGCAGAGGTGCACGCTCACGATACATTAAGAAACTCCACGGTAACAGAACAAGGAATGTGATCGGTGCAGGACCAAGTTTTCACCTACTGTGTGTATGCAGATGATATAATGCAGATGCAATTGCTGCAATGGTCCCTTAGAATTGAAAAGGATGCATTAAATTTGACAAATTAAAATTATCTATTTCTCTATCCAGATGTGACAAAATTAATATAGTTAAAGGATCATACTTACCAGTTGTCTGTTTAGAGAATATGGAAACAACTTCTCTCAGTTATCTCAAGAACTGCTTCTTTTTCACAATTTGACAGTTTTGGGGGTTAAATTGCAACAATTTTTCTTGAAACTCAAACAAAGAAGCTCtggagaagttttttttttttgttatgatTTGATTGCTACATAGTCCAAAAATAGAAATCAAGAGTAAaaactctgttttcttttcatctgTCGGTTCATTTCAGATGAACTGCTAAGTACTGCTCAGGAAAGAGCCtcactccagagggtcatcaacacagcacAGAGGATCATTGGCTGTCCTCTTCTCTCCCTAGAGGAGCTGTACAGGTCCCGCTGCCACAGAAAAGCCTGCAGCATCCTGAAGGACACATCCCACACATCACCTGTTCCAGCTGTTACCCTCAGGAAGGCGGTATAGGATAATTACAGCCAAAACGAACAGACTGAGAAACAGCACATACGGCAAGGCTGTTGCATTAATAAATACACTCGGGGGATAAACCACTGTGAAAACACAATATTCAACTGtgcaatattttcattttaactgtgcaattttttcttcttcttttaactgTGCAATATTCTAAGGACTAAATCACTCTGCGGCAACCGTATTCTCACTTGTTCATTCTTATATGATTGATTGACTGATAATATTTCTTTCTCTTAAAAGTGCCCTCTTTTTCACTTGTACTGAACGGGTTTGCATACAATTTTCAATGTTCGAAAGCAATTAAAATTCtgataatataaataatataaatgtatattttacaaAACGAGCAGTCCCATTCTGCCGCTGTCTGCCTTTATGGAgtcattatttcaaataaacacagcatacttttttttttatccagtaACCAAACATTTTTCTACATGATTAAACTGTAACAGTATCAGTGGAACTCAagttttttaaaggaaacattttgtaaatgttgcAAAGTTACAAAGGGAAACATAACTGTATCTAataattttatctttatttatcaAATACCAGTctaataaatgtaaaatgtggTGACATTTTTGCAGCAGTTGTAAcatataacaataacaatttaaaaaatatgagacacaaaattttgttttcaattttatttttaaaaatcctcaGAGGGATCTTTGTTAGTGACCATTATGCAAATAGCATTGATTCACCTCCTGTATCCTCtactgatatatatatatactaaaCAGAATTTTAGATTTGAACAGATGCTTTTGTAGGTTGTCCAGTTATTTCTGGTTTCTCACAAATACTTCTGTGAGCCACGTTGCAGGAAGCATCAAACCAACTGTTGAGATCAGAGGTTTCACCTTTTACGCCCATTCTTCCACAGTCCTCTCCATCAGGATAATCCCCTTTCCAATCATCTGGCTCATTGTAGCCCCAATAaatcaaactaaaaaaaaaacataaagagcTGTTCAAGTGTAAACTGATAAGTTTGATGCtgtaaatgaacaaaaatattCCCAATAATCAAACCTTTTGTCCAGTAGCGAGCCATCCACCCACAACCATCTACCCTCTTCTGCTGAGTCAGTCAGTCCAAACCAGAACTTATCCTGAGGATAATTCATTATGTCTTTCAGTCTTTGATCCAGGAATTTCTGAATAGGAAATTCAGATGAAAATTACCTTACAAGACTTCTAAATATGTTATAAAATAGACTTAAGAACATAAACCTGCAACAGTGTCTTATACCTGCTCCTCCCTGCTGTCTATCTTAACCAGGTCTCCTCCTTTAGCTCTACATTCACCTCTGCTCTCAGTCCAGGATGATTTACTGACGGAAAAATAATAGCACTTTCCTCCATGGTGCTCCCAGCCTTCTCCACATTTAGAACATGGCTCATCTTTGAAGATGTTAGAGCACAAAATTTCATTAAGGTGGAAGAAAGcaatgtgcatgtttgtgtgatttAGATGTGACAGGAAATGCTTTCTGTTCTGCGATTACAATCTAACTACTTCAGTCATCAATGTTAGGCTGGTTACAGGTATGAACAGGGGTGGGCCTATGCAACCCACTCATTTTGCCCACCCAGtctaataaaaagaaaaaaatctgcatttaaaaaaactgaaaaaaagtgataagcagaaaaagaaatcagagagaaaacaCGAGTACTGTTTCTAACATGTGGTTTGGTGTGCCTGGTTGAAAGTTTTCTACTACCCACTCTCTTTACGTGAACAGAGGTGAAAGCTGAGGtgaaatcagaaaaaaagagaccacCAATCTGAAGTGTGCAGAGGTGCTAACTCAGGAACAAGTAAATgccacatgcatacacacacacacacacacacacacgcacgcacgcacgcacgcacgcacgcacacacgcgcgcacacacacacacacacacacacacacagccctaCTGCTTgtgaaacaatgaaacaaattGCTTGACTGAAGCTGTGACCACATTCATTCCAGCAGTATTTGAACTTCTTTTCAAAGAAGCAACACACTGTGTAGAGAGCCTTCATCTTTGTCTCTTAACTGTGTTtctgataaataaatatatatatatatatatatatatacgagatcgcggatacaagcggcagaaatgagcttcctccgaagggtggctggcctctcccttagagatagggtgagaagttcggccatccgggaggggctcagagtagagccgctgctcctccacatcgaaaggagccagttgaggtggttcgggcatctgacaaggatgccccctgggcgcctcctgggcgaggtgttccgggcatgtcccaccgggaggaggccccggggcagacccaggacgcgctggagagattatatctctcggctggcctgggaacgccttggtgttcccccggatgagctggaggaggtggctggggagagggaggtctgggcttctctgcttaggctgctgcccccgcgacccgacctcggataaagcggatgaagatggatggatggatggatatatatatatatatatatatatatatatatatatatatatatatatatatatatatatatattcacctAAGTGCATTCTATCTAACATCCACATACTGGGGTTCAGCATCTTGTGTGATACCTCTGGTGTGCAGACTGGAGAAGCCAgtgatcaaaccaccaaccttccagtcaGCAGATAACCTGCattacctcctgagctacagaaACCCAAATTGTACAGCTGCTATATATGGATCCCAATAAATCAGTAAATAATtgtataatataaatattatttggGTGAAGATTTTATTCACTATATGCTTTTTTTGTTGGAGATTGTGTAAAAGCAATAATCTCAGAAATCATCAAAACAGGGACTCAGACCAACAACCCACTGATCAGGATAGCACATCTATAACCTACTCAGCCTAAAGCAGGGCAAATCCAGGCCTGCATCAGAGGATACACACATGTCAAAGCAAAATCAATAGCTTACTTATTTTTACTTCAGGTTGGGAACATGGCTTTGATTCTgttaggaaaaagaaaaagaaatgcttttATCAATTTTTCAACAGGGTCATcggttttttatttctcttggggttttgtttttcaaatccACAAAAGTTATAAAAATCTTCATGATGGTTAAAAATGTTCCTTAAGCAAGGCTGGATTAACATCCAGCTGGGCGAATTCTTAACAGAGTTAAGAGAGTTCCAGTCTATCTGCTTACCTGGgacattttgatttttgatgACACGTTCACACTCCTTTTTGAGACCTTCCAGATTTTTTAGCATTTCCTTCGTTCTCATGTGTTCAAAAGCTGATTAAAGGAAATCAAAAGTTCATGTTAGTCGACAGCTCTTCTAAGAAAGAGTAAAACACATCAGCTGGACTAAAACAGCTCAACCAAATGAAACTTTCATCACCATTAAATCTACAGTAAATCAGGTCATTCTGTTGAAGTAAAACGAAACTCACAGAGACGATAAATCACCACGAAAGCAACTGCCAGGAGGAAACAGAGAACCAGCAGGGCAACTTTCTCTgttgtgacctttgaccctcttTTTGATTTTGCATGTTGAGAGTCGGGATCTTCACCTGATGAAGATTTAGAGGAAATACATTTGCAGAATGTAGACAAAATAATAACCAACTATTATACCAGCTTTTTTGTAAAGTACTAAACAACCACAATgaaccaaagtgctgtacaaaagaataaatatataaaaacacaactgtGAGACATGATGCCACCAGACTCCAAACAGCTCCTCTGACGTCACATCAACATATCTGTCTGTATTCTGTAATATATCTGAATTTGAGTTTTACGCAAAGTTTCTAATGTGATTTAAAAGTTGCTTAAATCATTTTGTCTTACAAG encodes:
- the LOC100711143 gene encoding CD209 antigen-like protein C; its protein translation is MTSRPQSYIEGEDPDSQHAKSKRGSKVTTEKVALLVLCFLLAVAFVVIYRLSFEHMRTKEMLKNLEGLKKECERVIKNQNVPESKPCSQPEVKINEPCSKCGEGWEHHGGKCYYFSVSKSSWTESRGECRAKGGDLVKIDSREEQKFLDQRLKDIMNYPQDKFWFGLTDSAEEGRWLWVDGSLLDKSLIYWGYNEPDDWKGDYPDGEDCGRMGVKGETSDLNSWFDASCNVAHRSICEKPEITGQPTKASVQI